The Bubalus kerabau isolate K-KA32 ecotype Philippines breed swamp buffalo chromosome 16, PCC_UOA_SB_1v2, whole genome shotgun sequence genome includes a region encoding these proteins:
- the SNRPD3 gene encoding small nuclear ribonucleoprotein Sm D3: protein MSIGVPIKVLHEAEGHIVTCETNTGEVYRGKLIEAEDNMNCQMSNITVTYRDGRVAQLEQVYIRGSKIRFLILPDMLKNAPMLKSMKNKNQGSGAGRGKAAILKAQVAARGRGRGMGRGNIFQKRR from the exons ATGTCCATCGGCGTGCCGATCAAAGTGCTCCACGAGGCCGAGGGTCACATCGTGACGTGCGAGACGAACACTGGCGAGGTGTACCGGGGCAAGCTCATCGAGGCGGAGGACAACATGAACTGCCAG ATGTCCAACATCACGGTCACGTACAGAGACGGCCGCGTGGCCCAGCTGGAGCAGGTGTACATCCGGGGCAGCAAGATCCGCTTCCTGATTCTGCCCGACATGCTGAAAAATGCGCCCATGTTGAAGAGCATGAAGAACAAAAACCAGGGCTCGGGCGCCGGCCGGGGAAAGGCGGCCATCCTGAAGGCCCAGG TGGCTGCAAGAGGGAGAGGACGCGGAATGGGACGTGGAAACATCTTCCAGAAGCGAAGATAA